The proteins below are encoded in one region of Thermosulfurimonas marina:
- a CDS encoding bifunctional nuclease family protein, whose product MKVKMRIQAVAMDPVTNSPVMILREEDGERGLPIWIGLLEATAIASKLENIEFPRPMTHDLLKNILDQLQIRVPRIEICDLRENTYYALITLDLGGREIQIDARPSDAVALALRTGAEIYVYEEVLAKSQALAEEARRQAEEEMATAGTEEEKEKLKELLEQLDPKAFKYKM is encoded by the coding sequence ATGAAGGTCAAAATGAGGATTCAGGCCGTGGCCATGGATCCGGTAACCAACAGCCCGGTGATGATCCTCCGGGAAGAGGATGGGGAGCGGGGGCTTCCCATCTGGATCGGGCTGCTCGAGGCCACGGCCATCGCCAGCAAACTGGAAAATATCGAGTTTCCGCGGCCCATGACCCATGATCTCCTCAAAAATATCTTGGACCAACTCCAGATCCGGGTCCCGCGTATCGAGATCTGTGATCTCCGGGAAAACACCTACTACGCCCTCATCACCCTGGATCTGGGGGGACGGGAGATCCAGATCGACGCCCGACCCAGCGATGCGGTGGCTCTGGCCCTGCGCACCGGAGCCGAGATCTACGTTTATGAAGAAGTCCTGGCCAAGAGTCAGGCCCTGGCCGAGGAGGCCCGCCGCCAGGCCGAAGAAGAGATGGCCACCGCCGGCACCGAAGAGGAAAAGGAAAAACTCAAGGAGCTTCTGGAACAGCTCGACCCCAAGGCCTTCAAATACAAGATGTAA
- the miaB gene encoding tRNA (N6-isopentenyl adenosine(37)-C2)-methylthiotransferase MiaB produces MKRVYLKTFGCQMNEYDSERMLALLREEYVPCAQPEEADLILVNTCSVRKKAEEKVYSLVGRFKHLKSRRPEVVVGVCGCVAQQEGERLVKRLPHVDLVLGPRTVFRIREALQEIEAGRGPVVWVELDTDWSPPLPTPSENGRPVKAFVTIMQGCDNFCSYCVVPYVRGREVSRPPEEILREVECLVAQGVREITLLGQNVNSYGRKERGFPTFAELLRLISEIEGLWRLRFTTSHPKDLSEDLMRAFAELEKLCEHLHLPVQSGSSRILHLMNRKYTREEYLEKVRRLREMAPEVALTTDIIVGFPGETEEDFRQTLTLLEEVRYQEIFSFKYSDRPFARARDFPEKVPEEVKAARLEEVHRLQARITEEIYRSYIGRKEEILVEGRSERNPLLWTGRTRTNLVVNFSAPEGLDLKGALVHVLIKDTGKHSLRGEYVRTLKGP; encoded by the coding sequence ATGAAACGCGTCTATCTCAAGACCTTCGGTTGCCAGATGAACGAGTACGATTCGGAGCGCATGCTGGCGCTCCTAAGGGAGGAATATGTACCCTGCGCGCAGCCGGAGGAGGCCGACCTCATCCTGGTGAACACCTGTTCGGTAAGAAAAAAGGCCGAAGAGAAGGTTTACAGCCTGGTGGGGCGTTTCAAGCACTTGAAAAGCCGCAGGCCTGAGGTGGTGGTGGGGGTCTGTGGCTGTGTGGCTCAGCAGGAGGGAGAACGCCTGGTAAAACGCCTCCCCCATGTGGATCTGGTCCTGGGGCCGCGCACGGTCTTTCGGATCCGCGAGGCCCTGCAGGAGATCGAGGCCGGCCGGGGACCGGTGGTCTGGGTAGAACTGGATACCGACTGGTCCCCTCCCCTTCCGACCCCCTCCGAAAACGGCCGACCGGTCAAGGCCTTCGTGACCATCATGCAGGGCTGCGACAATTTCTGCTCTTACTGCGTAGTGCCCTATGTGCGGGGCCGGGAAGTGAGCCGTCCCCCGGAGGAAATCCTGCGTGAGGTGGAGTGCCTGGTGGCCCAAGGGGTGCGGGAGATTACCCTTCTGGGACAGAATGTAAACTCTTACGGACGTAAAGAGCGAGGGTTTCCCACCTTTGCGGAACTCCTGCGCCTGATCTCCGAAATCGAGGGCCTCTGGCGCCTGCGTTTCACCACCAGCCATCCCAAGGACCTTTCCGAAGATCTGATGCGGGCCTTTGCGGAGCTTGAAAAGCTCTGTGAGCACCTACACCTTCCAGTCCAGTCGGGCTCAAGCCGCATCCTGCACCTCATGAACCGCAAATACACCCGGGAGGAGTATCTGGAAAAGGTCCGGCGCCTGCGGGAGATGGCCCCGGAGGTGGCCCTGACCACGGACATCATCGTGGGCTTTCCCGGAGAGACGGAAGAGGACTTCCGCCAGACCCTCACGCTCCTTGAGGAGGTCCGCTATCAGGAGATCTTCTCCTTTAAGTACTCCGATCGGCCCTTCGCCCGGGCCCGGGATTTCCCAGAAAAGGTCCCGGAGGAGGTCAAGGCCGCGCGTCTCGAAGAGGTCCATAGGCTCCAGGCCCGTATCACTGAAGAGATCTATCGTAGTTATATCGGCCGGAAAGAGGAGATCCTGGTAGAAGGACGCAGCGAGCGCAATCCTCTCCTGTGGACCGGACGCACGCGCACCAACCTGGTGGTGAACTTTTCTGCTCCGGAGGGCCTGGATTTGAAAGGGGCCCTGGTTCATGTTTTGATTAAAGATACGGGGAAACACTCCCTCCGTGGGGAATACGTAAGAACCCTGAAGGGCCCGTAA
- a CDS encoding histidinol phosphate phosphatase domain-containing protein, whose translation MFDLHCHSIFSDGELIPAELLRRVAVLGYEAVAITDHADSSNLDLILPRLKKAAAELNAASPCRLLAGIEITHVPPPLIPELVRRARQLGAEIVVVHGETLAEPVAPGTNRAALEAGADILAHPGLISEEEVRLAAEKGVFLEISGRKGHCLANGHVARLALKYRAPLVINSDGHAPGDFMTREEALAVGLGAGLRREEVEALWRQARGRFLRGA comes from the coding sequence ATGTTCGACCTCCATTGCCATTCTATCTTTAGTGATGGGGAGCTTATTCCGGCCGAACTCCTGCGGCGGGTGGCGGTGCTGGGCTATGAGGCGGTAGCCATCACGGATCATGCGGACTCTTCCAACTTGGACCTCATTCTTCCTCGCCTCAAAAAGGCCGCCGCAGAGCTCAACGCGGCCAGCCCCTGCCGCCTCCTTGCGGGAATCGAGATCACCCATGTCCCCCCGCCGCTCATTCCGGAGCTGGTGAGACGGGCCCGGCAGTTAGGGGCAGAAATCGTGGTGGTCCACGGGGAGACCCTAGCCGAGCCTGTGGCTCCGGGGACCAACCGGGCGGCCCTGGAGGCCGGGGCGGACATCCTGGCCCATCCGGGGCTCATCTCCGAAGAAGAGGTGCGTCTGGCCGCGGAAAAGGGGGTCTTCCTGGAGATCTCCGGACGCAAGGGACACTGCCTGGCCAACGGACACGTAGCCCGGCTGGCCTTGAAATACCGGGCCCCCCTGGTAATCAACTCCGACGGGCACGCCCCCGGGGACTTTATGACCCGGGAAGAGGCCCTGGCCGTGGGACTAGGGGCCGGACTCCGGCGCGAAGAAGTGGAGGCCCTCTGGCGCCAGGCCCGAGGGAGGTTCCTCCGTGGAGCTTAG